GTCGACACGAAGAAGGATCTCGTCCAGAGGCTCGTGAGATGTGTGAGGTGCGGGAACTCCTCCCTGAGCCGCTTCGACGAGACGCCTTTGATGCGCGCCATGATGTCGGACGGGCTGATGGATGGCAATGCGGATAAGAATAGATGCGTGTGGTCCCGGTCGCACTCGATGGCGAGGAGGTGGATGTCGAGCCCTTCACAGACATCGTGGACGATCTCTTTGAACCGTCGCTCGAACAGGTCGTCATCGAACAGTTTTCGGCGATACCTCGGGCAGAACACGAAATGATAATGGAGCATCGACACGGTGGTGTTGGTTCTTCGATAGTTGTTCATACGTTTATCGTATCACTTTGTCTATTTAAGCGATACATTTTCTCGGGATAAGATCACACGTGTTGATCTCTGAAATTCCGACTAGCGGAATTCCGAAATCAAGCTCACGTTCATCCCACACTGAAGCAGTGGGCTTTCTCGTTCGCAAATTCTGTAAATCAAGTAAGTTGTCTCTAGTATATAGGAAAAGGAGGGGTTTTTCTGTGCATATCTTTTTTCGTGTCTGGCGCGGGTTATCGAAATTATCGTTTTTGAACGTCGTCCTGGCATCGCTCGTCATCATCTTGACGGGTACCGTCCTCGGGTTTGTGCTCGAGCCGGAGACGTTCCCGTCGATGTTCGACTCATTCTGGTGGACGATGACGACGCTCACGACCGTCGGATACGGTGACTTTTTCCCGACATCGGTCGCGGGACGTTGGCTCGGGATTTTCTTGTTCCTGTTCGGGATCGGGATTATCGGGGCTTTGATTGGAAAACTCGTTGAAGTCGGTGCGACGTTTCAACGGTTAAAACGGGAGGGGAAGTTAGTGTATCGAGGAGAAGGGCATTACGTCTATATCGGCTGGTCGCCGAAGACGAAAAAGGCAATTGATGAAGTGCTCATCTATGAGCCAAAGGCTGAGATCGTCTTAATCGATCAGTTGAAGGAAGAACCGTACGACCACGACAACGTCCACTTCGTCCACGGTGACGCGTCGGATGAGGCCGTACTCTTGCAGGCCAATATTTTAAAGGCGCGCCGGGTCGCCATCTTCGCGGATGCCCGCATCACGGAGACACTCCTCGCCGACGGGAAATCATTGCTCATCGCGTCAGCGGTCGAAGCGCTCTCGTCTGAACGCGGCGTCGATTTGCATACGGTCGTCGAGGTGTGCGAAGAACGGAACATCTCGAAATTCAAATACGTCCGAATCGACGACTTTATTCTCGCGAACGACTCGGTGTCACTCCTCATGGCGAAAGCGACGCTGCAGCCGGGGACGACATCGATTTTCCGTCAGCTGCTTAGTAAACAGTCAGGCGGCAACATCCAGGCGCTCGCACCGAAACCGGAATGGACGACCATCCGGGACGCTGCGGAAAGCTTGTTGCATCAAGGCGTCACGTTAATCGCCGTCAACGACCGTCTCGATTACGCGACGGTGCTCGATACACCGCTTCAGGCGAGCGATATGCTTTACATCGTCTGTCACGATGACTCGTGGGAGCGACTGAACCAAGGAGGAATTTGATGTATAACGGAACGTTTGTCCGCAAGATGACACGCATGCAGAACGTGCAACGATGGGACGAGTATGCACCGCATTATCATGACAATGCGGCAAGCCACAGTTTCCGCGTCGCTGTCTTCAGCTTAATCGCGGCATATTACGAAGAGAACAAAGGACGGGACGTCAACTTGCTCGACGTGCTCGGGAAGGCACTGTTCCATGATATGAACGAAGTGCAGACCGGTCCAATCATGCACCGGACGAAAAAAGAACCGACGCTCAAAGAACATATCGAACGGATGGAGCGGACGGCGAGTCTCGGACTCGTCGAGTTGTTGTCGCAGTCGCTCCGGCCGCATTTTTATCGTTTCCTCGTCGAGGCGGAGGACGACTCATTCGAAGGACGGCTCGTCGATGGAATCGATTCGTTCGACGCGATGCTGTTCGTCCGCCGGGAAGTCGGACACGGCTCGCCCCATTTCGTCGCGAAGCTTGAAGAGATGAAAGCAGCCCTGCGCAATCATCCGCTCGAATCGGTCCGCTGGCTCTATGAACAAGTCGAGGCCGAGACCGACGTGGCGACATTCATCGAGAACGTCATGCGGATGGACAGTGTCAGACGTTGGAAAGGCCGTTTCAATACAATCGACGATAACGACGCGATCCATGGATTCCGGGCGGCCGCGCTCGGGCTGTTCAGCGGCTTGTTGGAGCGCGAGAAATATGACGTCGACGTCGATGTCGCCGAACTGACGGCTCGTCTCCTTTGTCACGACCTCGTCGAAGGGGTGACCGGGGACGTGCTCGGCCCGGTGAAACATTCGACCGCCGAGACCGGTGCGGCGTTCGAGGCGTACGAACGGACCGAGAGCGAGGCGCTCTTGTCGCTCCTCCCGGACTATATGCAGCCGGCGTTCCGCCGCTATATGGCCGATTCGAAAGATGATACGTATGAAGGCATGCTCGTCGATATGATGGACAAACTCGACGCGCTCATCAAGATGAACATGGAGCGGAAGATGAACGGGGCTGAGTACGAGGTCACGTATCGGGAGCAACTTCGTAAAGTGCAGATGCGCTACGAGAACCCGAGCATGTTGTTCTTTTTAGCGTACATCTTGCACGATTTAGATTACGTCACTAGTTAACAAGGTCGCAGACGAACCGTCTGCGGCTTTTTATATATCATTCATTGACATATATCATTCAACGATATATAGTGAGGGTAAGATATATCAATGAATGATATAGGAGGTGGCGGGATGCCACGTAATGACACGATCGAACTCGGAGAATTGACCGACAGCATGTTCTACATTCTCCTCGCCTTGACCGAGGCGCGTCACGGCTACTTGATTATGCAGTTCGTCGAGGAGTTGACGAACGGGCGAATCAAGATTGGCCCGGCGTCGATGTATACGATTATCAAAAAGCTCGTGAACGCACAGCTCATCGAGCCGCTCGACGGGGACGGGAAGAAGAAGAGTTATGTGATTACGACCCAAGGCCGCGCACTCGTGGCCGAGGATTTGAAACGACGGCAAGCAATCGTTGACGATGCACGCTTCATTTTAGACGGGGAGGGACACCGATGAAACGGAAATATATGTCGAGTTGGGGACTGGCGTTCGCCGAAGAGCGGGAGATGAAAAAGCTAGGGGAGATGGCAGCTCGTGGCTGGCATTTAGAGAAGTTCGCACCGCTCGGCTATACGCTCGTCGAAGGAGAGCCGATGGACGTACGCTACAGTCTCGATTACCGCCAACGGCCGGACGAAGATTACTTCGAGCTGTTCGCCGCGAGCGGTTGGGAACACGTGACATCGACCGGTGATGAGATTCATGTGTTCAAAGGTCGTCCGGATGCCATACCGCTTTACACCGATCAAACGACAACGCATGACAAATATGCGCAAGTCGAGCGGCAAATGGGGAAAGCCGCGCTCGTGTTTCTGGTCATTTCAATCGGGCTGATGCTATTGCTCCAATTAAATTGGTCGGGTACGGCCGAGGCGATCATCTGGATTGTCCAAACCCTCGTGGTGATCGGACTCGTCTTCACCGGCCTCCCGTATCTTGGTTTTCTCGTGAAGCGAAAACGATTGGAGCGTGACTTGTAACTAGGCGGATGGCACAAGCCATCCATTTTTGTTTTGATCAACTGAACTATTCAAGAAAAAAATAGTTAGGCGCAGAGAACCGTTTTTTCGAAATCCTCTATTCAATGAAAGTAGAATCAGGCATGATGACTAGTGAAATCGCTTGCATTCATTTTGAAGAGGAGGAAAGGGCATGGGTAAAAGACGGAAAGGCTTGGCGGTGACGGCTGGTGTCACTGCGATTGCACTACTCGCTGGGCAACCGGTCGCACAGGCGGCGACGCCGCAAAACGGCACGATGATGCAGTACTTTGAGTGGTACGTCCCGAACGACGGGTTGCATTGGAATCGGTTATCGAACGACTCGCAGCACTTGAAAGACATCGGGGTGACGACAGTGTGGATCCCGCCGGCGTATAAAGGCACGTCACAGAACGATGTCGGGTATGGGGCGTACGATTTATACGACCTCGGCGAGTTCAATCAAAAAGGGACGACCCGGACGAAGTACGGCACGAAAGCCCAGCTCCAGACCGCCATCTCGAACTTGCGCGGCAAAGGCATCGGCGTCTACGGCGACGTCGTCATGAATCATAAGGGCGGTGCCGACTATACCGAGTCCGTCCAGGCAATCGAGGTCAATCCGTCGAACCGGAACCAAGAGACGTCCGGGGGGTACGGCATCTCAGCCTGGACCGGCTTCAATTTCGCGGGGCGCAACAATACATACTCTCCGTTCAAATGGCGCTGGTACCATTTTGACGGGACCGATTGGGATCAGTCACGCAGCTTGAGCCGCATCTATAAGTTCAAGAGCACGGGCAAGGAGTGGGACACGGACGTGTCGAACGAGAACGGAAACTATGACTACCTCATGTACGCGGACGTTGACTTCGAACATCCCGAGGTTCGCCAAGAGATGAAGAACTGGGGCAAATGGTACGCCGACTCGCTCGGGCTCGACGGTTTCCGGTTGGATGCGGTCAAACATATCAGCCACTCGTACTTGAAGGAGTGGGTGACGAGCGTGCGCCAGACGACCGGGAAAGAGTTGTTCACGGTCGCCGAGTATTGGAAGAATGATCTCGGTGCCATCAACGACTATCTGTACAAGACGGGCTACACGCACTCCGTCTTCGATGTGCCACTCCATTACAACTTCCAAGCGGCCGGTAACGGCGGCGGGTATTACGATATGCGAAACATCTTGAAAGGCACCGTCACCGAGCAGCATCCGTCGCTGTCCGTGACGATTGTCGATAACCACGATTCACAACCGGGCCAGTCGCTCGAGTCGACGGTCGCCAACTGGTTCAAACCGCTCGCCTACGCGACGATCATGACGCGCGGTCAAGGCTATCCGGCCCTCTTCTACGGGGACTATTATGGAACGAAAGGGACGACGAACCGTGAGATCCCGAACATGTCGGGCACGCTCCAACCGATTCTGAAGGCACGAAAAGACTTCGCCTACGGGACGCAGCATGACTATCTCGATCATCAGGACGTCATCGGCTGGACACGTGAAGGGGTGACCGACCGCGCCAAATCGGGTCTCGCGACAATCCTATCGGACGGTCCGGGCGGTTCGAAATGGATGTACGTCGGCAAACAGAACGCCGGCGAGGTATGGAAAGATATGACGAACAACAAC
This sequence is a window from Exiguobacterium mexicanum. Protein-coding genes within it:
- a CDS encoding DUF2812 domain-containing protein, with amino-acid sequence MKRKYMSSWGLAFAEEREMKKLGEMAARGWHLEKFAPLGYTLVEGEPMDVRYSLDYRQRPDEDYFELFAASGWEHVTSTGDEIHVFKGRPDAIPLYTDQTTTHDKYAQVERQMGKAALVFLVISIGLMLLLQLNWSGTAEAIIWIVQTLVVIGLVFTGLPYLGFLVKRKRLERDL
- a CDS encoding potassium channel family protein, giving the protein MHIFFRVWRGLSKLSFLNVVLASLVIILTGTVLGFVLEPETFPSMFDSFWWTMTTLTTVGYGDFFPTSVAGRWLGIFLFLFGIGIIGALIGKLVEVGATFQRLKREGKLVYRGEGHYVYIGWSPKTKKAIDEVLIYEPKAEIVLIDQLKEEPYDHDNVHFVHGDASDEAVLLQANILKARRVAIFADARITETLLADGKSLLIASAVEALSSERGVDLHTVVEVCEERNISKFKYVRIDDFILANDSVSLLMAKATLQPGTTSIFRQLLSKQSGGNIQALAPKPEWTTIRDAAESLLHQGVTLIAVNDRLDYATVLDTPLQASDMLYIVCHDDSWERLNQGGI
- the tnpA gene encoding IS200/IS605 family transposase produces the protein MNNYRRTNTTVSMLHYHFVFCPRYRRKLFDDDLFERRFKEIVHDVCEGLDIHLLAIECDRDHTHLFLSALPSISPSDIMARIKGVSSKRLREEFPHLTHLTSLWTRSFFVSTAGNVSSETIKRYVEEQKTRG
- a CDS encoding PadR family transcriptional regulator — encoded protein: MPRNDTIELGELTDSMFYILLALTEARHGYLIMQFVEELTNGRIKIGPASMYTIIKKLVNAQLIEPLDGDGKKKSYVITTQGRALVAEDLKRRQAIVDDARFILDGEGHR
- the amyS gene encoding alpha-amylase, translated to MGKRRKGLAVTAGVTAIALLAGQPVAQAATPQNGTMMQYFEWYVPNDGLHWNRLSNDSQHLKDIGVTTVWIPPAYKGTSQNDVGYGAYDLYDLGEFNQKGTTRTKYGTKAQLQTAISNLRGKGIGVYGDVVMNHKGGADYTESVQAIEVNPSNRNQETSGGYGISAWTGFNFAGRNNTYSPFKWRWYHFDGTDWDQSRSLSRIYKFKSTGKEWDTDVSNENGNYDYLMYADVDFEHPEVRQEMKNWGKWYADSLGLDGFRLDAVKHISHSYLKEWVTSVRQTTGKELFTVAEYWKNDLGAINDYLYKTGYTHSVFDVPLHYNFQAAGNGGGYYDMRNILKGTVTEQHPSLSVTIVDNHDSQPGQSLESTVANWFKPLAYATIMTRGQGYPALFYGDYYGTKGTTNREIPNMSGTLQPILKARKDFAYGTQHDYLDHQDVIGWTREGVTDRAKSGLATILSDGPGGSKWMYVGKQNAGEVWKDMTNNNSRLVTINADGWGQFFVNGGSVSIYTQQ
- a CDS encoding YfbR-like 5'-deoxynucleotidase — protein: MYNGTFVRKMTRMQNVQRWDEYAPHYHDNAASHSFRVAVFSLIAAYYEENKGRDVNLLDVLGKALFHDMNEVQTGPIMHRTKKEPTLKEHIERMERTASLGLVELLSQSLRPHFYRFLVEAEDDSFEGRLVDGIDSFDAMLFVRREVGHGSPHFVAKLEEMKAALRNHPLESVRWLYEQVEAETDVATFIENVMRMDSVRRWKGRFNTIDDNDAIHGFRAAALGLFSGLLEREKYDVDVDVAELTARLLCHDLVEGVTGDVLGPVKHSTAETGAAFEAYERTESEALLSLLPDYMQPAFRRYMADSKDDTYEGMLVDMMDKLDALIKMNMERKMNGAEYEVTYREQLRKVQMRYENPSMLFFLAYILHDLDYVTS